One window from the genome of Candidatus Methylomirabilota bacterium encodes:
- a CDS encoding prepilin-type N-terminal cleavage/methylation domain-containing protein — translation MKKFAIGMWNSGFRNVSVIRKFEFRNSKFEIPQPVKGKAGFTLIEIILVLVIIGVLAGILIEPFRQGVKSYIGIETRADLTSQAREATVRIVREMRNIRKKANDKPNITSADATSITFVDNQGIPISFSLSGSTVLRDTNILADKVSSLEFRYFKGDNAALTTFPLSAADLDAVRRILVIMAMQEGTETVTMTGQAFLRDLRGL, via the coding sequence ATGAAGAAATTCGCAATTGGAATGTGGAATTCCGGATTTCGAAATGTGTCCGTCATCAGGAAATTCGAATTCCGAAATTCGAAATTCGAAATCCCCCAACCCGTGAAAGGGAAAGCGGGATTCACCCTCATCGAGATAATTCTGGTGCTGGTTATCATCGGCGTCCTGGCGGGGATCCTCATCGAGCCCTTCCGCCAGGGGGTGAAGAGTTACATAGGCATCGAGACCCGAGCCGACCTGACCTCCCAGGCCCGAGAGGCCACCGTCCGGATAGTCCGAGAGATGCGCAACATCCGGAAGAAGGCCAACGATAAGCCCAACATCACGAGCGCCGATGCCACGAGCATCACCTTCGTGGATAACCAGGGCATTCCCATCAGCTTCTCCCTTTCGGGGAGTACGGTGCTGAGAGATACCAACATCTTAGCCGATAAGGTCTCGAGTCTGGAATTCCGTTATTTCAAAGGGGACAACGCCGCGCTGACGACCTTCCCGCTGAGCGCCGCGGATCTCGACGCAGTGCGGAGGATTCTGGTGATCATGGCCATGCAGGAGGGCACCGAGACGGTGACGATGACCGGCCAGGCTTTCCTGCGAGACCTCAGGGGGCTGTGA